CCTCGACGAACTCCCGCGCCGCTTCCTTCGCCACCTCCAGGCGGGAAACGTCCTGCCGCGTGGCGCCGCGGCGGTCCGAGGTCATGTCCACCGCCAGCATGCTGCCGGAGATGTCGAGAACCAAGATGATGTCGATGCCCTCGCTGTCGATGCTGGTGCTGCTGGCGCCGGATTGCGGCCGCGCCAGGGCGAGGACAAGGAGCGCCAGGGCGAGGAGGCGGAGCAGCACGGGCAGGAACTGCAGGCGCTGCCGCGGGCTCGGCTTCGCGTCCTGGAGGAAGCGCAGGTTGGAGAAGAGCAGCACCGGCCGGCGCGGCCGCACCCAGCGCAGGTAGCACACGACGAGGAGGGGCACGGCGAACAGGGCCAGGAGCAACCAGGGGGTCGCGAAGCGCGTCATCACGCCACCGCCTCCAGGGTCTGCGATGTGCGCAGCTCCAGTGCCGAGACCTGAGCCGTGCGGCTCACGAACCGCCGCACTCGTTCGAGCGCCGCATCGCACTCCACGATCGTCGGTTCGAGCTTGGCGAACTTGACCAGATCGGCTTCGTGGCACATCGCGGCCAGCGCCTGGATCCACTCGGCCTTGTAGCGCCGGGCTCGCAGCTCACGGAGGATCTCGTCCGTGGTCTCTTCCAAGGCGGCGAAACCGAATTGGGGCGCCTTCTCCAGATAGCGGCGCAGGATCTCCGAGAGTCGGATGTAGTGCTCCTTGATCTTCCCCGCCGCCGGCAGCTGCATCGCTTCCAGCTGCCGCAGCTCCGCCAGCGCCTCGGTGTGCGGCGCCACCGGCGGTGCGGCCGCGACCGCGGCCACCGGCCGCCGCCGTCGACGGCGCCACCAGAAAAAGACCAACGCCGCCGCGAGGACGAGCGCGCCGGTGACGATCCAGACCCAAAGCGGCAGCGGCACCGGCACGTCCTGCTGTCCCTTGAGATCGCGGATGTCGGCGGCAGCCAGCGAGTCGTCGAGCACCGAGGCCACGTGCAGGCGGATCGAATCGGTGTGCACGATGGCGAGGTGCGTGTCCGCTTTCACCTGCACCGGCCAGGGCGGCAGCACGACATCGCCCACGTCGTATACCGCGAGCGTGTAGAGCGCCCGCCAGGTCCCGGCCTCGGGCGGGGGCGTCTCCATCTTCAGCACTTCGACGCGGCTCGGCGTCTGCGGGCGCGGGAAGGCGACCTGGGCGCCGGGAGGCGCCAGGAGACGCAGCTCCACCGTGACCGAGTCGCCCACGGTGACCGAGTCCGGGCTCGTGCGCACCTCCACCTCGGCCGCCATCGCGGCGCCGCCCAGGAGGAGGGTCACGACGAGGAAGCGCTGCAGCCGACGCGCCTGGGTCATCCGTGTGGCTTCCCTTCGAGCTCTGGCAGGCGGCCCGACTGCAACCTCAGTAGCGGCGGGCGCGCTTGCGGAAATAGGCCATGAGCGGCAGCACGTACGGCGCGTCCGTGCGCAGGTCGATGGCATCGAGCGCGTGGCGGCGGAAGATGCGCTCCCGCCAGGCCCGCACCATGCGTGAGCGCCGTTCGAAGCGCGCCCGCACCTCGGCGCTCCCGGCGTCCACCAGGAGCCGCTGGCCGGTCTCGGCATCCACGAGCTCCACCAGATCCACGGCCGGCAGTTGCTCCTCGCGCGCGTCGGTGATGGTGATGGGCACCACGTCGTGGCGGCGGGAGACCACGGAGAGAGGTGTCTCGAAACCCGGGTCCAGGAAATCCGAGATCAGAAAGACCACCGCTTTGCGCTTCAGCACCTGGGCGAGGAATTCCAGCGCCGCCCCCAGGTTGGTGCCGCGCCCCTCGGGCTGGAAGTAAAGCAACTCGCGCACGAGACGCAACGTGTGCTGCCGCCCCTTGAGCGGCGGCACGAACAGCTCCACGTCGTCGGTGAAGAGGACGCAACCCACCTTGTCGTTGTTGCGCACCGCCGAGAAGGCCAGGATCGCCCCCACCTCCGCCGCCAGGTCGCGCTTGAGCTGCTTCCCCGAGCCGAAGGTGCCCGACGCCGACAGGTCCACCGCCAGCATCACGGTGAGCTCGCGTTCCTCGGCGAACTTCTTGACGTAGGGCGCGCCCAGACGCGCCGTGACGTTCCAATCGATGGCGCGGATGTCGTCGCCCGGCGTGTATTCCCGCACCTCGGCGAATTCCATGCCGCGGCCCTTGAAGACGCTGTGGTATTCGCCGGAGAAAATGTCGTTCACCAGGTGCTTCATCTGGATCTCGAGGCGCCGCACCTTCTGCAACACCTCGGCGGGAATGGCGCCACGGCTGCTGGGGCGCCGCCCGAGCGTGCGGCGGGCGCGGCGCCGCGGCGTGGTGGGAGCGGCGACGCTCTCCCGGCGGCTGGCGGTGCCGCTCTGGAGCAGCGGACTCCTGGCCTCCTCCTGAGGTCCCGAGTCGCGACGTCCTCCTGGCAGGGTCGTACCTCGCATTTACAGGAACGCCAGCAGCGCCCGCGGCGTCATGGCACCTCGATCACGTCGAAGATGCGCTGCAGCACCTCCTCGGAGGTCACGTTCTCGGCCTCCGCCTCGTAGGTCGTGATGACCCGGTGCCGCAGCACGTCCATGCCGATCGCCTTCACGTCTTCCGGCGTCACGTAACCGCGGCCGCGCACGAAGGCGTGCGCCCGTGCCGCCAGCGCCAGGTAGATGCTGGCCCGCGGCGAGGCGCCGTAGGCGATCAGATGTTTGACGTCTACCTTGTACTTCTCCGGCTCTCGCGTGGCGAAGACGATGTCGAGGACGTAGTCCTTCACCTTTTCGTCCATGTACACCCGCGTCACCACCTGTTGCGCCCGGGTGATGCGTTCCGGCGTGATCACCTGGTTCGGCGCCGGCGGGCCGTCGCCGGCCATGCGGTCCATGATCTGCCGCTCCTCGGGCTTGGCGGGATAACCAATGCGCAGCTTCAGCATGAACCGGTCGATCTGCGCCTCCGGAAGCGGGTAGGTGCCTTCCTGCTCGATGGGGTTCTGTGTCGCCAGCACCAGGAAGGGATGATCGAGGGTGTGGGTCTGGTCGCCGATCGTCACCTGCCGCTCTTGCATGGCCTCGAGGAGAGCGCTCTGCACCTTGGCGGGGGCGCGATTGATCTCGTCCGCCAAGATCAGGTTGGCGAAGATCGGTCCCTTCTTCACGGTGAAGACGCCGTCACGCTGGTTGTAGATGAGCGTGCCGATGAGGTCGGCGGGCAGGAGATCGGGGGTGAACTGGATGCGCTGGAACTTGCCTCGGATGACTTGCGCCAGGGTTTTCACCGTCAGGGTCTTGGCCAGACCCGGAACGCCTTCGAGTAGGACATGGCCATTGGCCAGCAGTCCGATGACGAGCCGCTCCACCATGTAGCGCTGGCCGACGATGATCTTGCCGATCTCGTGCATGAGATCGTCGACGAAGGCCGATTCCTCCTTGATCCGCTCGTTCAGGCTCGCGATCTGGGAGTCCATGCATCACCTCCTGAGGCGCCGCCGGGCGGGCGCCGTCTACCCCGGGCGAGCCAGACCGCCGCCCAGTCACCCTTGGCCGCCGGCAGCCGCGCCAGCCGGAGTTCCGGATCTACGCAGTTACACGCCCCGCGACGGGGGCGTTCCCGCCCCGGCCCGGGCGGGCGCCGCCCAGAGTAGTGCCACGCCTCCGGCGCGTGCAACGGCGCGTTCGAGGCCGGAAGTGCTTCGTTCTGCCTTTTTCCGCACCATTGCGCCTCCCTCCTGAACACCTGACGGGAGGTCACCGGCTGGGGTGGTGGTTGGTCCCGTGTCGGGGTTCGGCGATCGGTCCGCCGGTGGCACGGAGTTGGCCGGCCCGCAGCGCCGTTCGCGACGTGGACCGTGCTGGACAAGACGGGTCCGGATGCCGGATCTTGTGTCCGGAGCCCCACTCCCGCCCCCCGGACCTTCCCCAAAGGACCTGCCGATGCCCATTTCCAGGAAGCTCAAGGAACACATCAGCGAAGCTTCCTGGATCCGCCGCATGTTCGAGGAGGGGCGGGCGCTCAAGGCGCGGGTGGGGGCACAGAACGTCTTCGACTTCTCTCTCGGCAACCCCATCCTGGAGCCCCCGGACGAGTTCTTCGACGCTCTGGACGAGGTGGTAGCGGAACGGCAGCCAGGGCAACACCAGTACATGGAGAACGTCGGCTATCGCGAGGTACGCCAGGCGGTCGCCGATCGCCTGGGTCTGGAAAGCGGCCTCGACTACACCGCCGATCACGTGGTCATGACCGTGGGTGCCGCCGGCGCCATGAACGTCACCTTGAAGACGGTCCTCGACCCGGGCGACGAAGTGATCCTGCTGGCGCCGTTCTTCGCCGAGTACCGCTTCTACGTGGACAACCACGGCGGGGTGGCGCGGATCGTGCCGACCGCCAGCGATTTCGATCTCGATCTCGCCGCCATCCGGGCCGCCGTCGGTCCCCGGACCCGCGCGGTGGTGGTGAACAATCCCAACAACCCCACGGGCCGGGTCTACGGGCACAGCTCCATCGAGGGTCTGGCGCGCTTGCTGCAGAGCAAACAGAAGGAACTGGGCACCACGATCTACGTCATCACCGACGAGCCCTATCGTGCCATCGTCTACGACGACGTGGAAGTCCCCATCGTCGCCACCTACTACGACAACACGATCCTTTGCACCTCGCACTCCAAGGATCTGGGCCTCGCCGGCGAGCGCATCGGCCACATCGCCATTTCGCCGGCCGCGACCGACAGCAAGGAGCTCTTCGATGGCATGGCCTTCGCCATCCGGACACTGGGCTTCGTCAACGCGCCCGCCCTCATGCAGCGCGTCGTCGTGCAGATCATGGGTTCCACCGTGGACGTGGAATACTACAAGCGCAACCGCGATGTCCTCTACCGCGAGCTCACCGGCCTCGGCTTCACCATGACCAAGCCCGAAGGCGCCTTCTACCTCTTCCCGAAATCACCTCTGGAGAACGATATCGACCTGGTGCGCCACCTGCAGAAGCACCACATCCTCACCGTTCCCGGCACGGGCTTCGGCACCCCAGGTTACTTCCGCATCTCCTACGCAGTGGATCACGGCATCGTCGAGCGCTCGCTGCCGGTGTGGAAAACCGCCGCCGCCGAGCTCGGCCTGGAGCCGAGGCAGATCCCCGTCCCCTAGCCTCCACCCTCGCCCGCAACGCTCGAGCCACGCGCCTCTCGCCCTTTGGTTCAACGCGGCGCGTCGCTCCGCAGCTTGCCGAGGCGCTGCGCCAGGTCGCGGCGGATGGCCACCTCGTGCAGCTTCCAGGTGTGGACCAGCGGGTAGTACTCGTTCCGGTAGAGAACATGGCGCTC
This sequence is a window from Candidatus Krumholzibacteriia bacterium. Protein-coding genes within it:
- a CDS encoding DUF58 domain-containing protein, which gives rise to MRGTTLPGGRRDSGPQEEARSPLLQSGTASRRESVAAPTTPRRRARRTLGRRPSSRGAIPAEVLQKVRRLEIQMKHLVNDIFSGEYHSVFKGRGMEFAEVREYTPGDDIRAIDWNVTARLGAPYVKKFAEERELTVMLAVDLSASGTFGSGKQLKRDLAAEVGAILAFSAVRNNDKVGCVLFTDDVELFVPPLKGRQHTLRLVRELLYFQPEGRGTNLGAALEFLAQVLKRKAVVFLISDFLDPGFETPLSVVSRRHDVVPITITDAREEQLPAVDLVELVDAETGQRLLVDAGSAEVRARFERRSRMVRAWRERIFRRHALDAIDLRTDAPYVLPLMAYFRKRARRY
- a CDS encoding MoxR family ATPase, which gives rise to MDSQIASLNERIKEESAFVDDLMHEIGKIIVGQRYMVERLVIGLLANGHVLLEGVPGLAKTLTVKTLAQVIRGKFQRIQFTPDLLPADLIGTLIYNQRDGVFTVKKGPIFANLILADEINRAPAKVQSALLEAMQERQVTIGDQTHTLDHPFLVLATQNPIEQEGTYPLPEAQIDRFMLKLRIGYPAKPEERQIMDRMAGDGPPAPNQVITPERITRAQQVVTRVYMDEKVKDYVLDIVFATREPEKYKVDVKHLIAYGASPRASIYLALAARAHAFVRGRGYVTPEDVKAIGMDVLRHRVITTYEAEAENVTSEEVLQRIFDVIEVP
- a CDS encoding pyridoxal phosphate-dependent aminotransferase — encoded protein: MPISRKLKEHISEASWIRRMFEEGRALKARVGAQNVFDFSLGNPILEPPDEFFDALDEVVAERQPGQHQYMENVGYREVRQAVADRLGLESGLDYTADHVVMTVGAAGAMNVTLKTVLDPGDEVILLAPFFAEYRFYVDNHGGVARIVPTASDFDLDLAAIRAAVGPRTRAVVVNNPNNPTGRVYGHSSIEGLARLLQSKQKELGTTIYVITDEPYRAIVYDDVEVPIVATYYDNTILCTSHSKDLGLAGERIGHIAISPAATDSKELFDGMAFAIRTLGFVNAPALMQRVVVQIMGSTVDVEYYKRNRDVLYRELTGLGFTMTKPEGAFYLFPKSPLENDIDLVRHLQKHHILTVPGTGFGTPGYFRISYAVDHGIVERSLPVWKTAAAELGLEPRQIPVP